A window of the Equus asinus isolate D_3611 breed Donkey chromosome 20, EquAss-T2T_v2, whole genome shotgun sequence genome harbors these coding sequences:
- the TJP3 gene encoding tight junction protein ZO-3 isoform X1 yields MAVRFQVSDMEELTIWEQHTATVCKDPRRGFGIAISGSRDRSSGAVVISDVVPGGPAEGRLQTGDQIVMVNGVSMENMTSSFAIQILKTGTKVANITVKRPRKIQLPATGAGGAGLGHQDSDDEADRGRGYDGDTSSGSGRSWGERSRRPRGGRRSRAGGSEANGLALVSGFKRLPRQDVQMRPVKSVLVRRTDSDEFGVKLGSQIFIKHITDSGLAARNRGLREGDLVLQINGVSSENLSLSDTRRLIEKSEGTLTLLVLRDRRQFLVNIPPAVSDSDSSLMEDISELGSEVSQVPPSHIPPPPRHGRWSPDGSQSNSPVESPRLRREGSGDSRSISEPDSARPRSYDIYRVPSTQSVEDRGYSPDSRVVRFCKGASIGLRLAGGNDVGIFVSGVQADSPADGQGIQEGDEILQVNDTPFRNLTREEAVQFLLALPPGEEVELVTQRKQDIFRKMVQSRVGDSFYIRTHFELEASPPSCLGFTRGDVFHVVDTLYPGPGQSHSRGGHWLAVRVGRDLREQERGIIPNQSRAEQLASLEAAQRALGTGPGATAASNTRAEFWRLRGLRRGAKRTTQRSREDLSALTKQGHYPPYERVVLREASFKRPVVILGPVADIAMQKLTAEMPDEFEIAESVSRTDSPSKVIKLDTVRVIAEKDKHALLDVTPSAIERLNYVQYYPIVVFCVPESRTALKALRRWLAPASRRSTRRLYAQAQKLRKHSDHLFTATVPLRGTSDAWFQELKGIIREQQTRPIWTAEDQLDGSSDDNLDLPLRGLGDSSADLSCDSRVNSDYETDGEGGVYTDGDYTDGEGGRHTDGDEEPPVPALARSSEPVLADEPPSPRGHRAAQVDSRHVQAPRRQDSMRMYEQEALRKKFTRARDVESSDEEGYAWGPATDL; encoded by the exons ATGGCGGTGAGATTCCAG GTCTCGGACATGGAGGAGCTGACCATCTGGGAGCAGCACACGGCCACGGTCTGCAAG GACCCCCGCCGTGGCTTCGGCATTGCCATCTCCGGCAGCCGGGACCGGTCCAGTGGCGCGGTGGTCATTTCCGATGTGGTGCCCGGAGGGCCGGCCGAGGGCAGGCTGCA GACTGGGGACCAGATCGTCATGGTCAACGGGGTCTCCATGGAGAACATGACCTCCAGTTTCGCCATTCAGATCCTTAAGACGGGCACCAAGGTGGCCAACATT ACGGTGAAGCGACCCCGGAAAATCCAGCTGCCCGCCACCGGggctggaggggccggcctgggaCACCAGGACTCGGATGACGAGGCCGACCGCGGCCGGGGCTACGACGGGGACACATCCAGCGGCTCCGGCCGCTCCTGGGGCGAGCGCTCCCGCCGGCCGAGGGGGGGTCGCCGGAGCCGGGCCGGTGGCTCCGAGGCCAACGGGCTGGCCCTGGTGTCCGGCTTCAAGCGGCTGCCGCGGCAGGACGTGCAGATGCGGCCCGTGAAGTCGGTGCTGGTGCGGAGGACGGACAGTGACG AGTTCGGGGTCAAACTGGGCAGTCAGATCTTCATCAAACACATCACAGATTCTGGGCtggccgcgcggaaccgcgggcTGCGGGAGGGGGACCTCGTCCTACAG ATCAACGGGGTGTCCAGTGAGAATCTGTCGCTGAGCGATACTCGGCGACTGATTGAGAAGTCGGAAGGGACGCTCACCCTGCTGGTGCTCCGAGACCGAAGGCAGTTCCTGGTGAACATCCCGCCGGCCGTCAGTGACAGCGACAGCTCCCTCATGGAGG ACATCTCGGAACTCGGCTCAGAGGTGTCTCAGGTGCCGCCCTCCCACATCCCGCCGCCACCCCGGCACGGGCGGTGGAGCCCAGATGGCAGCCAATCCAACTCCCCTGT GGAGAGCCCCCGGCTTCGGCGGGAAGGTTCTGGGGACTCCAGAAGCATCTCAGAACCAG ACTCTGCCAGGCCGCGCAGCTATGACATCTACAGGGTCCCGAGCACTCAGAGCGTGGAGGACCGTGG GTACAGCCCCGACTCGCGGGTGGTCCGCTTCTGCAAGGGCGCGAGCATCGGGCTGCGGCTGGCGGGGGGCAACGACGTGGGCATCTTCGTGTCGGGGGTGCAGGCTGACAGCCCGGCCGACGGGCAGGGCATCCAGGAAGGCGACGAGATTCTGCAG GTGAATGACACGCCGTTCCGGAACCTGACCCGCGAGGAGGCCGTGCAGTTCCTGCTGGCGCTGCCGCCCGGCGAGGAGGTGGAGCTGGTGACACAGCGGAAGCAGGACA TCTTCCGGAAAATGGTGCAGTCCCGTGTGGGCGACTCCTTCTACATCCGCACCCACTTCGAGCTGGAGGCCAGCCCGCCGTCCTGCCTGGGCTTCACCCGGGGGGACGTCTTCCACGTGGTGGACACGCTGTACCCGGGCCCCGGGCAGAGCCACTCCCGCGGAGGCCACTGGCTGGCGGTGCGCGTGGGCCGGGACCTCCGGGAGCAGGAGCGGGGCATCATTCCCAACCAAAGCAG GGCGGAGCAGCTGGCCAGTCTGGAGGCGGCCCAGCGGGCCCTGGGGACGGGGCCCGGCGCCACAGCGGCCTCCAACACGCGGGCCGAGTTCTGGCGGCTGCGGGGTCTTCGTCGGGGCGCCAAGAGGACCACCCAGCGGAGCCGAGAGGACCTGTCTGCTCTGACCAAGCAGGGTCACTACCCACCGTACGAACGCGTGGTGCTGAGAGAAG CCAGCTTCAAGCGCCCCGTGGTGATCCTGGGACCCGTGGCAGACATCGCTATGCAGAAGCTGACTGCTGAGATGCCTGACGAGTTTGAAATCGCAG AGAGCGTGTCGAGGACGGACAGCCCCTCGAAGGTCATCAAGCTGGACACCGTGCGGGTCATCGCCGAGAAG GACAAGCACGCGCTCCTGGACGTGACCCCCTCGGCCATCGAGCGCCTCAACTACGTGCAATACTACCCGATCGTCGTCTTCTGCGTCCCCGAGAGCCGCACGGCCCTCAAGGCGCTGCGCCGTTGGCTGGCCCCCGCCTCCCGCCGCAGCACGCGCCGCCTCTACGCGCAGGCGCAGAAGCTGCGCAAGCACAGCGACCACCTGTTCACag CCACCGTCCCCCTGCGCGGCACGAGCGACGCCTGGTTCCAGGAGCTCAAGGGCATCATCCGCGAGCAGCAGACGCGGCCCATCTGGACGGCCGAGGACCAG CTGGACGGCTCCTCCGACGACAACCTGGACCTCCCGCTGCGCGGCCTGGGCGACAGCTCGGCGGACCTGAGCTGCGACAGCCGGGTCAACAGCGACTACGAGACGGACGGCGAGGGCGGCGTCTACACAGACGGCGACTACACGGACGGCGAGGGCGGGCGGCACACGGACGGGGACGAGGAGCCCCCCGTGCCGGCCCTGGCTCGGTCCTCGGAGCCCGTGCTGGCGGATGAGCCCCCGAGCCCGCGGGGTCACCGGGCGGCCCAG GTGGACAGCCGCCACGTGCAGGCTCCGAGGCGACAGGACAGCATGCG GATGTATGAGCAGGAAGCTTTGCGGAAGAAGTTCACACGAGCGCGAGACGTGGAGTCCTCCGATGAAGAAGGCTACGCCTGGGGCCCGGCCACCGACCTGTGA
- the TJP3 gene encoding tight junction protein ZO-3 isoform X2: MEELTIWEQHTATVCKDPRRGFGIAISGSRDRSSGAVVISDVVPGGPAEGRLQTGDQIVMVNGVSMENMTSSFAIQILKTGTKVANITVKRPRKIQLPATGAGGAGLGHQDSDDEADRGRGYDGDTSSGSGRSWGERSRRPRGGRRSRAGGSEANGLALVSGFKRLPRQDVQMRPVKSVLVRRTDSDEFGVKLGSQIFIKHITDSGLAARNRGLREGDLVLQINGVSSENLSLSDTRRLIEKSEGTLTLLVLRDRRQFLVNIPPAVSDSDSSLMEDISELGSEVSQVPPSHIPPPPRHGRWSPDGSQSNSPVESPRLRREGSGDSRSISEPDSARPRSYDIYRVPSTQSVEDRGYSPDSRVVRFCKGASIGLRLAGGNDVGIFVSGVQADSPADGQGIQEGDEILQVNDTPFRNLTREEAVQFLLALPPGEEVELVTQRKQDIFRKMVQSRVGDSFYIRTHFELEASPPSCLGFTRGDVFHVVDTLYPGPGQSHSRGGHWLAVRVGRDLREQERGIIPNQSRAEQLASLEAAQRALGTGPGATAASNTRAEFWRLRGLRRGAKRTTQRSREDLSALTKQGHYPPYERVVLREASFKRPVVILGPVADIAMQKLTAEMPDEFEIAESVSRTDSPSKVIKLDTVRVIAEKDKHALLDVTPSAIERLNYVQYYPIVVFCVPESRTALKALRRWLAPASRRSTRRLYAQAQKLRKHSDHLFTATVPLRGTSDAWFQELKGIIREQQTRPIWTAEDQLDGSSDDNLDLPLRGLGDSSADLSCDSRVNSDYETDGEGGVYTDGDYTDGEGGRHTDGDEEPPVPALARSSEPVLADEPPSPRGHRAAQVDSRHVQAPRRQDSMRMYEQEALRKKFTRARDVESSDEEGYAWGPATDL, encoded by the exons ATGGAGGAGCTGACCATCTGGGAGCAGCACACGGCCACGGTCTGCAAG GACCCCCGCCGTGGCTTCGGCATTGCCATCTCCGGCAGCCGGGACCGGTCCAGTGGCGCGGTGGTCATTTCCGATGTGGTGCCCGGAGGGCCGGCCGAGGGCAGGCTGCA GACTGGGGACCAGATCGTCATGGTCAACGGGGTCTCCATGGAGAACATGACCTCCAGTTTCGCCATTCAGATCCTTAAGACGGGCACCAAGGTGGCCAACATT ACGGTGAAGCGACCCCGGAAAATCCAGCTGCCCGCCACCGGggctggaggggccggcctgggaCACCAGGACTCGGATGACGAGGCCGACCGCGGCCGGGGCTACGACGGGGACACATCCAGCGGCTCCGGCCGCTCCTGGGGCGAGCGCTCCCGCCGGCCGAGGGGGGGTCGCCGGAGCCGGGCCGGTGGCTCCGAGGCCAACGGGCTGGCCCTGGTGTCCGGCTTCAAGCGGCTGCCGCGGCAGGACGTGCAGATGCGGCCCGTGAAGTCGGTGCTGGTGCGGAGGACGGACAGTGACG AGTTCGGGGTCAAACTGGGCAGTCAGATCTTCATCAAACACATCACAGATTCTGGGCtggccgcgcggaaccgcgggcTGCGGGAGGGGGACCTCGTCCTACAG ATCAACGGGGTGTCCAGTGAGAATCTGTCGCTGAGCGATACTCGGCGACTGATTGAGAAGTCGGAAGGGACGCTCACCCTGCTGGTGCTCCGAGACCGAAGGCAGTTCCTGGTGAACATCCCGCCGGCCGTCAGTGACAGCGACAGCTCCCTCATGGAGG ACATCTCGGAACTCGGCTCAGAGGTGTCTCAGGTGCCGCCCTCCCACATCCCGCCGCCACCCCGGCACGGGCGGTGGAGCCCAGATGGCAGCCAATCCAACTCCCCTGT GGAGAGCCCCCGGCTTCGGCGGGAAGGTTCTGGGGACTCCAGAAGCATCTCAGAACCAG ACTCTGCCAGGCCGCGCAGCTATGACATCTACAGGGTCCCGAGCACTCAGAGCGTGGAGGACCGTGG GTACAGCCCCGACTCGCGGGTGGTCCGCTTCTGCAAGGGCGCGAGCATCGGGCTGCGGCTGGCGGGGGGCAACGACGTGGGCATCTTCGTGTCGGGGGTGCAGGCTGACAGCCCGGCCGACGGGCAGGGCATCCAGGAAGGCGACGAGATTCTGCAG GTGAATGACACGCCGTTCCGGAACCTGACCCGCGAGGAGGCCGTGCAGTTCCTGCTGGCGCTGCCGCCCGGCGAGGAGGTGGAGCTGGTGACACAGCGGAAGCAGGACA TCTTCCGGAAAATGGTGCAGTCCCGTGTGGGCGACTCCTTCTACATCCGCACCCACTTCGAGCTGGAGGCCAGCCCGCCGTCCTGCCTGGGCTTCACCCGGGGGGACGTCTTCCACGTGGTGGACACGCTGTACCCGGGCCCCGGGCAGAGCCACTCCCGCGGAGGCCACTGGCTGGCGGTGCGCGTGGGCCGGGACCTCCGGGAGCAGGAGCGGGGCATCATTCCCAACCAAAGCAG GGCGGAGCAGCTGGCCAGTCTGGAGGCGGCCCAGCGGGCCCTGGGGACGGGGCCCGGCGCCACAGCGGCCTCCAACACGCGGGCCGAGTTCTGGCGGCTGCGGGGTCTTCGTCGGGGCGCCAAGAGGACCACCCAGCGGAGCCGAGAGGACCTGTCTGCTCTGACCAAGCAGGGTCACTACCCACCGTACGAACGCGTGGTGCTGAGAGAAG CCAGCTTCAAGCGCCCCGTGGTGATCCTGGGACCCGTGGCAGACATCGCTATGCAGAAGCTGACTGCTGAGATGCCTGACGAGTTTGAAATCGCAG AGAGCGTGTCGAGGACGGACAGCCCCTCGAAGGTCATCAAGCTGGACACCGTGCGGGTCATCGCCGAGAAG GACAAGCACGCGCTCCTGGACGTGACCCCCTCGGCCATCGAGCGCCTCAACTACGTGCAATACTACCCGATCGTCGTCTTCTGCGTCCCCGAGAGCCGCACGGCCCTCAAGGCGCTGCGCCGTTGGCTGGCCCCCGCCTCCCGCCGCAGCACGCGCCGCCTCTACGCGCAGGCGCAGAAGCTGCGCAAGCACAGCGACCACCTGTTCACag CCACCGTCCCCCTGCGCGGCACGAGCGACGCCTGGTTCCAGGAGCTCAAGGGCATCATCCGCGAGCAGCAGACGCGGCCCATCTGGACGGCCGAGGACCAG CTGGACGGCTCCTCCGACGACAACCTGGACCTCCCGCTGCGCGGCCTGGGCGACAGCTCGGCGGACCTGAGCTGCGACAGCCGGGTCAACAGCGACTACGAGACGGACGGCGAGGGCGGCGTCTACACAGACGGCGACTACACGGACGGCGAGGGCGGGCGGCACACGGACGGGGACGAGGAGCCCCCCGTGCCGGCCCTGGCTCGGTCCTCGGAGCCCGTGCTGGCGGATGAGCCCCCGAGCCCGCGGGGTCACCGGGCGGCCCAG GTGGACAGCCGCCACGTGCAGGCTCCGAGGCGACAGGACAGCATGCG GATGTATGAGCAGGAAGCTTTGCGGAAGAAGTTCACACGAGCGCGAGACGTGGAGTCCTCCGATGAAGAAGGCTACGCCTGGGGCCCGGCCACCGACCTGTGA